A stretch of Candidatus Symbiobacter mobilis CR DNA encodes these proteins:
- a CDS encoding PTS sugar transporter subunit IIA: MNRLASILCVEQVLVQVDITSKKRAFEEVGLLFESLHGLSRALVTDSLFARERLASTGLGHGVAIPHGRIKGLKTPMAAVIHVEHPIPFEAPDDAPVHLMVFLLVPEQSTQKHLEILSEIAEMLGDEHLRDRMFASTSAEELFRTIAGWRPV; the protein is encoded by the coding sequence ATGAATAGACTCGCTTCCATTCTTTGTGTCGAGCAGGTGCTCGTACAGGTGGATATCACCAGCAAGAAAAGGGCTTTCGAGGAAGTGGGACTGCTGTTCGAAAGCCTGCATGGGTTGAGCAGGGCACTGGTTACCGACAGCTTGTTTGCTCGCGAGCGCCTGGCTTCGACCGGGCTGGGGCATGGGGTGGCGATTCCGCATGGGCGCATCAAAGGGCTGAAAACGCCCATGGCTGCCGTCATCCACGTGGAACACCCCATCCCTTTTGAAGCGCCGGACGATGCCCCTGTCCACCTGATGGTGTTCCTGCTGGTGCCGGAACAATCGACCCAAAAGCACCTCGAAATCCTTTCTGAAATTGCCGAAATGCTGGGCGATGAGCATCTGCGTGATCGCATGTTTGCGTCCACGTCCGCCGAAGAGCTGTTTCGGACGATCGCTGGCTGGCGCCCGGTCTGA
- the pntB gene encoding Re/Si-specific NAD(P)(+) transhydrogenase subunit beta has product MSGNVATVSYIGATILFVLSLGGLSHPETSRRGNLYGMIGMTIAVLATIFGPRVTAAGIPWIVGAMVVGGAIGLYAARTVKMTQMPELVALMHSLVGLAAVLVGFASYIDQSLGLEGAEKAIHELEVYVGILIGAVTFSGSVIAVGKLNGKINGSPLLLPARHWLNLLGLLIVIWYGGEFLDAHTVSDGLIPLYIMTAIALLFGVHMVMAIGGADMPVVVSMLNSYSGWAAAATGFMLSNDLLIVTGALVGSSGAILSYIMCKAMNRGFVSVIAGGFGTGTPTAASAAGAQAPAGEVQPISGTETAELLKDAKNVIIVPGYGMAVAQAQHTVFEITKVLRERGVNVRFGIHPVAGRMPGHMNVLLAEAKVPYDIVLEMDELNDDFPSTDVAMVIGANDIVNPGAQDDPTSPIAGMPVLEVWKAKTSIVMKRSMASGYAGVDNPLFYKDNNRMLFGDAKKMLDEVLVALKV; this is encoded by the coding sequence ATGTCTGGCAATGTAGCGACGGTCTCCTATATCGGAGCCACCATCCTGTTTGTGTTGAGTCTGGGGGGGTTGTCCCACCCCGAAACTTCGCGCCGTGGAAACCTGTACGGAATGATCGGCATGACGATTGCCGTGCTGGCGACCATCTTTGGCCCGCGCGTGACTGCTGCGGGCATTCCCTGGATCGTCGGCGCCATGGTCGTCGGCGGGGCCATTGGCCTCTACGCTGCGCGCACGGTCAAGATGACGCAGATGCCCGAACTGGTCGCGCTAATGCACAGTCTTGTCGGCCTGGCCGCCGTGCTGGTCGGCTTTGCGAGCTACATCGACCAATCCCTTGGGTTGGAAGGGGCGGAAAAAGCGATCCATGAGCTTGAGGTGTACGTCGGCATCCTCATCGGCGCCGTCACGTTCTCGGGGTCGGTCATCGCTGTCGGCAAGCTCAACGGCAAGATCAATGGCTCGCCGTTGTTGCTTCCGGCCCGGCACTGGCTGAATCTGCTGGGGTTGTTGATCGTCATCTGGTACGGTGGGGAGTTCTTGGATGCGCACACGGTGTCCGATGGGCTGATTCCCCTGTACATCATGACCGCCATTGCCCTGCTGTTCGGGGTCCACATGGTCATGGCCATCGGTGGGGCGGACATGCCTGTGGTGGTGTCGATGCTCAACAGCTATTCGGGATGGGCTGCTGCCGCCACCGGGTTCATGCTGTCGAATGACCTGTTGATCGTCACCGGGGCGCTCGTCGGTTCCAGTGGCGCGATCCTGTCGTACATCATGTGCAAGGCGATGAACCGAGGTTTCGTCAGCGTTATCGCTGGGGGTTTCGGTACCGGTACGCCAACGGCTGCCTCGGCTGCCGGAGCACAGGCTCCTGCGGGGGAAGTCCAGCCCATCTCCGGCACGGAAACGGCGGAACTGCTCAAGGACGCCAAAAACGTCATCATCGTTCCCGGCTACGGCATGGCTGTGGCACAGGCACAGCACACGGTTTTTGAAATCACCAAAGTGCTGCGCGAACGCGGGGTCAATGTCCGCTTCGGTATTCACCCCGTTGCAGGGCGGATGCCGGGGCACATGAATGTGCTGCTGGCGGAGGCCAAAGTGCCCTACGACATCGTGCTGGAAATGGACGAACTGAATGACGACTTTCCGAGCACGGACGTCGCCATGGTCATCGGGGCGAATGACATCGTCAACCCCGGCGCACAGGACGACCCCACCAGTCCGATTGCCGGGATGCCCGTGCTCGAAGTCTGGAAGGCCAAGACCTCAATCGTGATGAAGCGCAGCATGGCTTCCGGCTACGCGGGGGTGGACAACCCGCTCTTCTACAAAGACAACAACCGCATGCTCTTTGGCGATGCGAAGAAAATGCTTGACGAAGTGTTGGTTGCTTTGAAGGTTTGA
- the purH gene encoding bifunctional phosphoribosylaminoimidazolecarboxamide formyltransferase/IMP cyclohydrolase: MNVLISVSDKTGIREFAAGLHALGMRLLSTGGTAKLLRDDGLPVTEIAEFTGFPEMLDGRVKTLHPKVHAGLLARRDVPEHMTALQAHGLETIDLLVVNLYPFEATVARADCPLEDAIENIDIGGPAMVRSAAKNWKDVGVVTDPSQYTQVLEELRAHKSLSPRSRFALAVAAFQRIGQYDSAISDYLSSIRSFDDIDETGRVQRQAFPAQTCLQFVKLQDLRYGENPHQIAAFYRDLHPAPGTIVTARQLQGKELSYNNIADADAAWECVKSFDPVQDGVACVIVKHANPCGVAVGTAAVEAYDKAFRTDPTSAFGGIIAFNDVVDECAAHLISKQFVEVLLATDYTPGALEVFKNKANVRILQIALPPQGCASSQAIDCKRVGSGLLMQSADDAQLDPASLRTVTKREATPQQMRDLLFAWKVCKFVKSNAIVYCKDGMTLGIGAGQMSRLDSARIASTKAQAAQLSLQGSVVASDAFFPFRDGLDVLADAGAACVIQPGGSMRDQEVITAADERNVAMVFTGVRHFRH, from the coding sequence ATGAACGTTTTGATTTCCGTCTCCGACAAAACCGGTATCCGCGAATTTGCCGCAGGGCTGCATGCACTGGGCATGCGCTTGCTTTCGACGGGGGGAACGGCCAAGTTGCTCCGGGACGATGGCCTACCGGTGACGGAAATCGCCGAATTCACCGGCTTCCCCGAGATGCTCGACGGCAGGGTCAAGACGCTCCACCCCAAGGTTCATGCAGGTTTGCTGGCGCGGCGGGATGTGCCCGAGCACATGACCGCGTTGCAAGCCCATGGGCTGGAAACCATCGACTTGCTCGTCGTCAACCTCTATCCCTTTGAAGCCACCGTTGCCCGTGCGGACTGCCCGCTGGAAGACGCCATCGAAAACATCGACATCGGTGGCCCGGCGATGGTGCGCAGCGCGGCCAAAAACTGGAAGGACGTCGGCGTCGTCACCGACCCATCCCAATACACCCAGGTGCTGGAAGAGCTGCGCGCCCACAAATCGCTCTCGCCCCGGAGCCGTTTTGCGCTGGCCGTTGCTGCGTTCCAGCGCATTGGCCAGTACGACAGCGCGATCAGCGACTACCTGTCTTCGATCCGGTCTTTCGACGACATCGACGAAACCGGCCGTGTCCAACGCCAGGCTTTCCCTGCGCAGACCTGCTTGCAGTTCGTCAAGCTCCAGGATTTGCGCTATGGCGAAAACCCTCATCAGATTGCGGCGTTCTATCGCGACCTGCACCCCGCGCCCGGAACGATCGTGACTGCCCGGCAGCTTCAGGGCAAGGAACTGAGCTACAACAACATCGCCGATGCCGATGCGGCGTGGGAATGCGTCAAGAGTTTCGACCCCGTGCAAGACGGCGTTGCCTGCGTCATCGTTAAGCACGCCAACCCTTGCGGCGTGGCCGTCGGCACCGCTGCTGTGGAGGCCTACGACAAGGCTTTTCGCACGGACCCCACGTCTGCTTTCGGCGGGATCATCGCGTTCAATGATGTCGTTGACGAATGCGCTGCGCACCTCATCTCGAAGCAATTCGTCGAAGTGCTCCTCGCCACGGACTACACGCCCGGAGCCTTGGAGGTGTTCAAGAACAAAGCCAATGTCCGCATCCTGCAAATTGCGCTGCCCCCCCAGGGATGTGCATCTTCCCAGGCAATCGACTGCAAGCGTGTCGGGTCGGGGTTGCTGATGCAGTCTGCGGACGATGCGCAACTCGATCCTGCCAGCCTACGCACCGTCACGAAGCGCGAGGCTACCCCCCAGCAAATGCGCGATCTGCTCTTTGCATGGAAAGTGTGCAAATTCGTCAAGAGCAATGCGATCGTCTACTGCAAGGATGGCATGACCCTGGGCATCGGCGCGGGGCAGATGAGCCGCCTTGATTCCGCACGCATCGCTTCGACCAAGGCGCAGGCTGCGCAACTGTCGTTGCAAGGTTCCGTCGTAGCCAGCGATGCCTTCTTCCCCTTCCGGGACGGGCTTGATGTGCTAGCCGACGCTGGCGCGGCCTGCGTCATCCAGCCTGGCGGTTCGATGCGTGACCAGGAAGTCATCACCGCTGCCGATGAGCGCAACGTGGCCATGGTGTTCACCGGGGTGCGGCACTTCCGGCATTGA
- the hpf gene encoding ribosome hibernation-promoting factor, HPF/YfiA family, with product MNLTISGHHLEVTPALRSYVTTKLDRIRRHFDQVVDVKVLLTLENLKEKERRQKAECNIHIKGIDLHVESAHSDLYAAVDELVDKLDRQVVRHKDRIQSHHHEAPKRDASIIG from the coding sequence ATGAACTTGACGATCAGTGGTCACCATCTGGAGGTCACACCTGCGTTACGCAGTTACGTCACCACCAAGCTCGACCGCATTCGAAGGCATTTCGACCAAGTCGTCGACGTCAAAGTGCTGTTGACCCTCGAAAACCTCAAGGAAAAGGAGCGCAGGCAAAAAGCGGAGTGCAACATCCACATCAAGGGTATCGATCTGCACGTGGAAAGTGCGCATTCCGATCTGTACGCAGCCGTCGACGAGCTTGTCGACAAGCTCGATCGGCAAGTCGTTCGCCACAAGGATCGCATCCAGTCGCACCATCATGAGGCGCCGAAGCGTGACGCCTCAATCATTGGCTGA
- a CDS encoding MgtC/SapB family protein has product MSMWQEIWNTLLSEFSDIPDATQITRITLRLLVAAALGGLLGYEREKQGKSAGVRTHMLVAIGAALFVLIPQQAGASTADLTRVLQGLVAGVGFLGAGAIILGTKQVETRGLTTAAGIWVTAAIGVAAGMGRESTAVLSTLVALFVLSVVPWIVRDNRKSKE; this is encoded by the coding sequence ATGAGCATGTGGCAAGAGATATGGAATACCCTGCTGTCGGAATTCTCCGATATCCCAGATGCAACGCAGATTACACGTATCACACTACGCCTTCTGGTTGCTGCGGCCCTTGGCGGTCTACTGGGGTACGAGCGGGAGAAGCAAGGCAAGAGTGCGGGGGTACGAACGCATATGCTGGTTGCCATCGGGGCGGCGCTCTTCGTCCTCATTCCCCAACAAGCCGGGGCATCAACCGCAGATTTAACTCGGGTGTTGCAGGGCCTGGTCGCCGGGGTGGGTTTCCTTGGAGCCGGAGCCATAATCTTGGGAACCAAACAAGTGGAAACTCGGGGGTTGACTACGGCGGCAGGCATATGGGTAACAGCAGCAATCGGCGTGGCTGCAGGAATGGGGCGGGAATCGACTGCCGTCCTGAGCACTCTTGTAGCCCTATTCGTCCTTTCCGTAGTTCCTTGGATCGTACGAGATAACAGAAAAAGTAAAGAGTGA
- the corA gene encoding magnesium/cobalt transporter CorA: MLNTFTLANGRLFQEEIDSLEELSRLRPIWVDLESPTPEEKQWIKQYFGLSIPDDAMNEDIEESARFHKEDNGDLHIRSDFLVADIQDPHTVRVAFILNLAEEALPSQGVLFSIHDEDVPVFRLLRLRARRAPGLIEDAKGVLLKLYDADAEYSADTLEGIYDELVRVSRLVLSGDVTDDLASSVLAAIAHQEDMNGRIRRNAMDTRRAVSFMLRIKMLTASQVEEARQILRDIDSLDSHTAFLFDKINFLMDATVGFININQNKIIKIFSVASVALLPPTLIASLYGMNFRYMPELAWRGGYPAALALMAASALLPMWYFRRRGWLK; encoded by the coding sequence ATGCTCAACACCTTCACTCTTGCCAACGGCCGCCTCTTTCAGGAAGAAATCGATTCCCTGGAGGAGCTGTCCCGATTGCGTCCGATCTGGGTGGATCTGGAGTCTCCCACTCCGGAGGAAAAGCAGTGGATCAAGCAGTATTTCGGGCTGTCGATCCCGGACGATGCGATGAACGAGGACATCGAAGAGTCCGCCAGGTTCCACAAGGAAGACAACGGGGACTTGCACATTCGCAGCGACTTTCTGGTCGCGGACATCCAAGACCCCCATACGGTGCGGGTGGCGTTCATCCTGAACCTTGCCGAAGAAGCCCTCCCCAGCCAAGGCGTGCTGTTTTCGATCCACGATGAAGACGTTCCCGTGTTCCGGCTGCTGCGCCTGCGCGCGCGCAGGGCGCCGGGTTTGATCGAGGATGCCAAGGGCGTCTTGCTCAAGCTCTACGATGCCGATGCCGAGTACTCCGCCGATACGCTGGAAGGGATCTACGACGAACTGGTGCGCGTCAGCCGCCTGGTGCTATCCGGGGACGTGACCGATGACCTGGCCAGCAGCGTACTGGCCGCCATCGCCCACCAAGAGGATATGAACGGGCGCATCCGCCGCAATGCGATGGACACGCGCCGTGCGGTGAGCTTCATGCTGCGCATCAAGATGTTGACGGCATCGCAAGTCGAAGAAGCACGGCAAATTTTGCGGGACATCGACTCGCTCGACTCCCACACAGCTTTCCTCTTCGACAAGATCAACTTTTTGATGGATGCCACCGTCGGCTTTATCAACATCAACCAGAACAAGATCATCAAGATCTTTTCCGTGGCCAGCGTGGCCTTGCTGCCACCAACGCTGATTGCCAGCCTGTACGGCATGAACTTCCGGTACATGCCGGAACTTGCCTGGCGCGGGGGCTACCCTGCTGCACTCGCACTGATGGCCGCGAGCGCCTTGCTGCCGATGTGGTACTTCCGCCGCCGTGGGTGGCTGAAGTAA
- a CDS encoding IS3 family transposase (programmed frameshift), which produces MTRYSLEFQEQIARKMMPPNSQSIAKISQETGVSAPTLYAWRNRYRSQGHVVPAKPEDPQGWDWKAKAAAVLKTVAMNEAEKAEYCRQNGLHPEHLQAWEQVFEEADSIRGPVNAGDIGAERKKVRHLEKELKRKDKALAEAAALLVLSKKGPGHLGQQRGRLITSELKQMAIDLIKEACQQGARESKACAVLEITCRTLRRWREQLRKEGVLSDRRMEAAQERIHPQALTAEEKQEVLDVCNSAEFGSLPPSQIVPILADRGRYLASESTFYRVLREAGQCNRRGRARAPKQTQRPQAWEASSPNRVWTWDITYMPTLVKGEFYRLYMAVDVYSRKIMGWEVHCEETAQHAAILIEKACMVHEITREQLVLHSDNGSPMKGVTMLGMLQKLGVVPSFSRPSVSDDNPYSESLFRTMKYCPKYPAKPFGTLDQAREWVLGFVTWYNNEHRHSGIRFVTPEQRHRRMDQELLATRSRVYEQAKAARPQRWKSRAVRNWSPVGTVWLNPTKEHRALLKSESA; this is translated from the exons ATGACGAGATACAGCCTGGAATTTCAGGAACAGATAGCACGCAAGATGATGCCACCGAACAGCCAAAGCATTGCGAAGATCAGCCAAGAGACGGGCGTTTCAGCGCCCACCTTGTACGCATGGCGGAATCGATACCGATCACAAGGTCACGTAGTACCCGCGAAGCCAGAAGACCCGCAAGGCTGGGACTGGAAAGCGAAGGCGGCTGCGGTGCTGAAGACGGTGGCGATGAACGAGGCGGAGAAGGCCGAGTACTGCCGACAAAATGGGCTGCACCCCGAACACCTCCAGGCATGGGAGCAGGTGTTTGAAGAGGCGGACAGTATTCGAGGCCCGGTCAATGCAGGGGATATTGGAGCGGAGCGCAAGAAGGTCAGGCACCTGGAAAAGGAGCTGAAGCGCAAGGACAAAGCATTGGCGGAGGCGGCTGCACTGCTGGTGCTGTCAAAAAAAG GTCCAGGCCATCTGGGGCAGCAAAGAGGAAGACTGATCACCTCGGAGCTGAAACAGATGGCCATAGACCTGATCAAGGAAGCGTGCCAGCAAGGAGCACGTGAGAGCAAAGCCTGCGCAGTGCTGGAGATAACGTGCCGTACCCTTCGGCGATGGCGGGAACAGTTGCGCAAAGAGGGAGTGCTTAGCGACCGACGCATGGAAGCGGCGCAAGAGCGCATTCATCCCCAAGCGTTGACGGCAGAGGAGAAGCAGGAGGTACTGGATGTGTGCAACAGCGCGGAATTTGGGAGCTTGCCGCCGTCGCAGATCGTTCCGATACTGGCGGATCGTGGGAGGTATCTTGCATCGGAATCGACGTTTTATCGGGTGTTGAGGGAAGCAGGGCAGTGCAACCGACGAGGTCGAGCGCGGGCACCGAAGCAGACGCAGCGGCCACAGGCATGGGAGGCAAGTAGCCCGAATCGTGTGTGGACGTGGGACATCACGTACATGCCGACACTGGTGAAAGGGGAGTTCTACCGGCTGTACATGGCTGTGGACGTATACAGCCGGAAGATCATGGGCTGGGAAGTGCATTGTGAGGAAACGGCACAGCACGCTGCGATCCTGATCGAGAAGGCGTGCATGGTGCATGAGATCACGCGGGAACAACTGGTGCTGCACTCGGACAACGGAAGCCCGATGAAAGGAGTGACGATGCTGGGAATGTTGCAGAAGTTGGGGGTGGTGCCCTCATTCAGCCGCCCATCGGTGAGTGATGACAACCCATACTCGGAGAGCTTGTTTCGGACGATGAAGTACTGCCCGAAATACCCAGCCAAGCCATTTGGGACGCTGGATCAAGCGCGTGAGTGGGTACTGGGATTTGTGACCTGGTACAACAACGAACACCGGCACAGCGGGATAAGGTTCGTAACGCCAGAACAAAGGCACCGGCGGATGGACCAGGAGCTGCTCGCAACCCGCAGCAGGGTGTATGAACAGGCCAAGGCAGCCAGACCACAACGGTGGAAGAGCCGAGCGGTACGGAATTGGTCACCTGTTGGAACGGTGTGGCTGAATCCAACCAAAGAACATCGGGCGCTCCTCAAAAGCGAGAGTGCCTGA
- the hprK gene encoding HPr(Ser) kinase/phosphatase, producing MKPEVINADSLFEEFRSKFQWEWVASLGAFDRTFDAVAVRAARSGADLVGHLNYIHPYRIQVLGEREIDYLCNTSTEDCAQRISRIVTLEPPALILADGQLAPGALTSMCERAQIPMFATRASSALVIDVLRAHLSKHFADRCMMHGVFMDILGLGVLITGESGLGKSELGLELISRGNGLVADDAVDFYRVNQDTIEGRCPELLKNMLEVRGLGLLDICCIFGETAVRRKMRLHLIVHLVRCESLDRDYERIPSEPCTQEVLEVPIRKVVIQVVAGRNLAVLVEAAVRNTILQFRGVDTYKRFVERHRLASEAASNDSALP from the coding sequence ATGAAACCCGAAGTCATCAACGCGGACTCCCTGTTCGAGGAGTTCCGCTCCAAGTTCCAGTGGGAGTGGGTCGCCAGTTTGGGGGCTTTTGATCGCACCTTTGATGCCGTGGCGGTTCGGGCCGCCCGTTCCGGCGCGGACTTGGTCGGGCACCTTAACTACATCCATCCGTACCGAATCCAGGTGCTGGGTGAGCGGGAAATCGATTACTTATGCAATACCTCTACCGAGGACTGCGCCCAGCGTATCTCCCGCATCGTGACGCTGGAACCCCCGGCGCTGATCCTTGCCGATGGGCAACTCGCCCCGGGAGCGCTGACCTCGATGTGCGAACGGGCGCAGATCCCCATGTTCGCGACGCGGGCTTCGTCTGCACTGGTCATCGACGTGTTGCGCGCCCATCTCTCCAAGCATTTTGCGGATCGCTGCATGATGCATGGGGTCTTCATGGACATCCTGGGGCTGGGGGTGTTGATCACCGGGGAATCCGGCCTGGGGAAGAGTGAACTCGGCCTCGAACTCATCTCACGCGGCAACGGGCTTGTTGCGGACGATGCTGTGGACTTTTACCGGGTGAACCAAGACACGATCGAAGGCCGTTGCCCCGAGCTACTCAAAAACATGCTCGAAGTGCGTGGCCTCGGGCTGCTCGATATCTGCTGCATCTTTGGCGAAACGGCGGTGCGCCGCAAGATGCGCCTGCACTTGATCGTTCACCTGGTTCGCTGCGAGTCGCTGGATCGCGACTACGAGCGCATCCCCAGTGAACCGTGTACCCAGGAAGTGCTCGAAGTGCCGATTCGCAAGGTCGTCATCCAAGTCGTTGCAGGGCGTAACTTGGCCGTGCTTGTCGAAGCCGCAGTGCGCAACACGATCTTGCAGTTCCGGGGCGTGGATACCTACAAGCGCTTTGTTGAACGGCACCGGCTGGCCAGCGAGGCCGCGAGCAACGACAGCGCTTTGCCCTGA
- a CDS encoding helix-turn-helix domain-containing protein, with protein sequence MKTIPIAESVRANLQKYLDDLQGIPPTNLHAMLMAAVEKPLLEFVLERTGNNQSLASQWLGIHRNTLRKKMQEQDLLL encoded by the coding sequence ATGAAAACCATTCCCATCGCCGAGTCCGTTCGCGCCAATCTCCAGAAATATCTCGACGATTTGCAGGGCATTCCTCCGACGAATTTGCACGCCATGCTGATGGCTGCTGTCGAAAAACCCTTGCTGGAATTCGTTCTGGAACGCACTGGCAACAACCAGTCTCTTGCCTCCCAATGGCTGGGCATCCACCGCAACACGCTGCGCAAAAAAATGCAGGAGCAAGATTTGTTGCTGTAG